A genomic segment from Coccinella septempunctata chromosome 3, icCocSept1.1, whole genome shotgun sequence encodes:
- the LOC123310567 gene encoding AT-rich interactive domain-containing protein 2 isoform X2, with the protein MAQVLEKDPATYSKERDGFIRDLQHFHDTRGTPFKKLPTISGREVDLYLLYTLVTAQGGWLKVNSKNAWPDLLQHFNLPSKCVNGSIALKQIYLRYLDRWEKVHFLGEEGDRGSDDDEEGRHKRCSARALHMVPLTYNYNQHVVNEANREFNHLSTNLFKPTDYDRLALSLISPLPNEQDFAINVCTLLSNDGKHTLKVEKNPRLLDYLLAHAGVFNHVSTRKLFLYNYNVVRKHPIHNFWDEVLDSKDILELIQSPDAVEKKDASKKQDDAPCTAATRVPENCRIETPMEVDVNRNENVITVDGSDDGELFNLDDKSDRRKSSGKIRIEPSDRDLFCLERTLGTQDYVGQRVLQIATILRNLSFIEDNVPILAKNRTFVRFILLCCCSKWNYLKNLGLDMLGNIAGEFVVRELNQDKLATALLTIITRGLDSQDRLWCLSSLEMLNKLSQNEKNEDVMLRCLETAVYEKVCSFLTIHDVMLLIYTLECLYSLSSLGERSCNLIVMNHGVVDTLVSLVTVEGKSYGPKACIGMKLVETVSGVVPMSATSVSTSNSAATTSVVQTPTPISTPVSTTTMLTPKPITTLNAMQKVISSSPATKSMPVPMPPKNMQQSTPVRTIQMAPQRLVTASPSPPTATAVPVSIPNSTSSVNQNSQPLTPQQLIQQQHAHQQAIHENEQFALAWLRATYEPCNNSKINSQELYKHYINSCTNIGRQGVISPLHFPRCVRSVFGGTVGPNPMKPSNPKDPQFYDGIKVRDHPLIINVPPSSPVPSPQPTPTPKSSRRKPKPKETSKTPPAVSKPPCSTTPSITVTQSPVNSSQGVATALASKDKSISPPVPQPPQLSPALQVEAPEGGASPASPILKAQLSAPPKQRETSATSLSSVLNKTDPKNQALAHPHLSQALLGNTSTSTTTFTTTTLITNKDGSQQQIISNQQGANTSLIKSLLANKVAERQQRLLAQQGQTFVNKTPVKAEQQQPNVKLNGARQLFGDEEVGDPSVSSTTPFANTTKGKKEPPQPPPPPLAPLTATAQLRMVRPPVKVDNEDSDSIGNNSLASSIVGVGGISSTEDGDNSLTSFEGLLNGVPNIDNPLNEDSNSKDSTVEITRGKPLRLADLLEKKIEKTPPVIINGSLGKDLKITAKGLELVENHIEKALLRDKNTIITKTDPDVKHEIQSGTKRPATDDISKVEAKKPCIENVNGNAPSPNPDSMDAKQEEADEDEQRGSARVSDAAAKLFADIAADILEDEDEEQLMQEAQQPAPAPIPVDNSIGSNPSVGQLVMDNGTGQMLITTQPRQIIVSQQNASMKQAAVAQPQQTVIVQNSSQQRTPMMLQQTNSGQILLSQGLQGQVQFVTSGQPGQQYVLQTGGTPGTYMVAQPQTAMVHGQPQTVLVAQTTQQHATGAKTIIILQQQPASANASHHQKVMVTPQGQQVVVTQVPRPVIHTSVSNIVQTSTVIKSNPASIITTSTTSSPANSNVVASQTTAQVKQEDLKSKIVKGRTAKDTTQLFICEWIDCSVTTKFKSANEVYLHACEAHCPQNNVEEVVCQWDRCDNLRRKKFSLMTHLHDKHCNLEAMKQSLLKRKTQPTVGKPEPAAPPVSTSPHPGYAPDAALHAIKRHALEFVNPKELQQKQTKQNTLSSVTVIAAPKVVPPSTDQDDNEGPVTKSIRLTASLILRNLVIYSGNCRRYLKHYESHLANVALSNVESSRTIAQILYDMNEGSNHR; encoded by the exons aGGCCAACCGAGAGTTCAACCACCTATCCACAAATCTTTTCAAGCCGACCGACTACGATCGTCTTGCTCTCTCTCTTATTTCTCCTCTCCCGAACGAGCAAGACTTTGCCATCAATGTTTGTACCTTATTATCCAACGATGGCAAGCATACATTGAAAGTAGAGAAGAATCCCAGGTTGTTGGATTACTTATTGGCTCACGCCGGAGTCTTCAACCATG TGTCGACAAGAAAACTATTCCTCTACAATTACAACGTTGTCAGAAAACACCCGATACACAACTTCTGGGACGAGGTGCTCGACTCCAAGGACATCTTGGAACTCATACAATCGCCGGACGCTGTCGAAAAGAAGGACGCGTCGAAGAAGCAAGACGACGCCCCTTGCACCGCCGCGACGCGCGTACCAGAAAACTGTCGGATAGAGACTCCTATGGAAGTCGATGTAAATAGAAACGAAAATGTGATCACCGTTGACGGTAGTGACGATGGGGAACTGTTCAATTTGGACGATAAATCGGACCGTAGGAAATCCAGTGGAAAGATCAGGATAGAACCCTCGGATAGGGATCTGTTCTGTCTGGAAAGGACGCTCGGCACCCAGGACTACGTAGGTCAGAGGGTGTTGCAGATCGCGACGATACTCCGAAACTTGAGTTTCATCGAAGATAACGTGCCTATACTGGCGAAGAACAGGACTTTCGTGCGGTTCATCCTGTTGTGTTGTTGTTCGAAGTGGAACTATTTGAAGAATCTCGGCCTGGACATGCTCGGTAATATTGCGGGCGAATTCGTGGTCAGGGAACTGAATCAAGACAAATTAGCGACTGCCTTGTTGACCATCATAACCAGAGGTCTAGATTCGCAAGATCGGCTGTGGTGTCTCTCGTCCCTCGAGATGTTGAACAAACTGAGCCAGAACGAGAAGAACGAAGACGTCATGTTGAGGTGTTTGGAAACGGCTGTGTACGAAAAAGTTTGCTCCTTCCTCACCATCCACGACGTGATGTTGCTCATTTACACCCTCGAATGTCTGTATTCTTTATCCTCGTTAGGGGAGAGGTCTTGTAACCTGATCGTGATGAACCACGGGGTCGTCGACACACTGGTCTCTTTGGTCACGGTCGAAGGGAAAAGCTACGGTCCTAAGGCATGTATCGGCATGAAGTTGGTCGAAACTGTCTCAGGAGTGGTACCTATGTCGGCGACCTCGGTCAGTACCTCGAATTCCGCGGCAACTACCAGCGTCGTTCAGACGCCGACGCCGATTTCGACGCCAGTTTCTACCACCACGATGCTGACGCCGAAACCTATAACGACTTTGAACGCGATGCAAAAGGTGATCTCTAGTTCGCCGGCGACGAAAAGCATGCCCGTGCCTATGCCTCCTAAGAATATGCAGCAGAGTACTCCTGTTAGAACTATACAGATGGCGCCACAGAGATTGGTCACTGCTTCTCCTAGTCCTCCAACGGCCA CTGCAGTGCCTGTATCGATACCAAATAGCACGTCATCAGTCAACCAAAATTCGCAGCCGCTCACTCCccaacaattaattcaacagcAACATGCCCACCAACAGGCAATTCACGAAAATGAACAGTTTGCGTTGGCGTGGCTGAGGGCCACTTACGAGCCCTGCAACAACAGTAAAATAAATAGTCAGGAACTTTACAAGCATTATATCAATTCGTGTACAAATATCGGCAGACAGGGTGTTATATCTCCTCTACATTTCCCCAGATGTGTTAG GTCCGTTTTTGGAGGTACGGTCGGTCCTAATCCCATGAAGCCGAGCAATCCCAAGGATCCCCAATTTTACGACGGTATTAAGGTGCGAGATCACCCACTAATAATCAATGTTCCACCATCTTCCCCGGTTCCCTCTCCTCAGCCAACCCCGACTCCAAAGTCTTCACGACGGAAACCCAAACCGAAAGAAACCTCGAAAACCCCACCCGCAGTTAGTAAACCCCCATGTAGTACCACCCCCTCCATCACCGTAACTCAGTCTCCGGTGAATAGCTCGCAGGGTGTCGCAACAGCTCTAGCTTCCAAAGATAAAAGTATATCGCCCCCCGTTCCccagcctcctcagctctctcCAGCCCTTCAGGTGGAGGCTCCCGAGGGCGGGGCCTCTCCCGCCTCCCCAATCCTCAAGGCCCAGTTGAGTGCTCCCCCAAAACAAAGAGAGACGTCGGCTACATCCCTCAGTTCGGTCCTTAATAAAACCGATCCGAAAAATCAG GCCTTAGCACATCCTCATTTGAGCCAGGCTCTCTTGGGCAACACCAGCACCAGTACGACCACATTCACAACGACAACGTTGATAACAAATAAAGATGGCAGCCAACAACAGATCATATCGAATCAGCAAGGAGCTAACACATCACTTATTAAGAGTTTGTTGGCTAATAAG GTCGCGGAGAGGCAACAGAGGCTCCTGGCTCAACAGGGTCAGACGTTTGTAAATAAAACGCCCGTGAAGGCGGAGCAACAACAGCCCAACGTGAAGTTGAACGGCGCCAGGCAGCTGTTCGGCGACGAGGAGGTCGGCGATCCGTCAGTTTCGTCGACTACCCCGTTCGCGAACACCACCAAAGGTAAAAAGGAACCGCCGCAGCCGCCCCCTCCGCCACTAGCGCCGCTTACGGCCACCGCGCAGCTAAGGATGGTCAGGCCTCCGGTCAAGGTCGACAACGAGGACAGCGATTCTATCGGCAACAACTCGTTGGCCTCGAGTATCGTCGGAGTGGGAGGCATCTCGTCCACGGAGGACGGCGATAATTCGTTGACCAG CTTTGAAGGCCTGTTGAACGGAGTTCCTAACATCGATAACCCCCTGAACGAAGATAGCAACTCCAAAGACTCCACCGTCGAAATAACGAGAGGCAAGCCGTTGAGGTTGGCCGATTTACTAGAGAAAAAAATCGAGAAGACTCCGCCGGTCATCATCAACGGATCCTTGGGAAAAGATCTGAAAATAACTGCCAAGGGCTTGGAATTGGTGGAAAACCACATAGAAAAGGCGTTGCTCAGAGATAAGAACACCATAATAACGAAAACCGATCCGGATGTCAAACATGAAATTCAGTCCGGAACGAAAAGACCCGCCACCGATGACATTTCCAAGGTAGAAGCTAAAAAGCCGTGTATTGAAAATGTGAACGGAAACGCGCCGTCTCCCAATCCGGATTCTATG GATGCAAAACAAGAGGAAGCGGACGAAGATGAGCAGAGAGGCAGCGCAAGGGTATCGGATGCAGCGGCCAAGCTGTTCGCTGATATTGCAGCGGATATTTTGGAAGACGAGGACGAGGAGCAACTGATGCAAGAAGCGCAACAACCAGCACCGGCACCTATTCCAGTTGACAACTCCATAGGTTCCAATCCGTCTGTTGGGCAGCTGGTTATGGATAATGGAACGGGTCAGATGCTCATCACGACCCAACCTAGACAG ATAATCGTGTCCCAGCAAAACGCATCCATGAAACAGGCGGCCGTGGCGCAGCCCCAACAGACGGTCATCGTACAAAATTCCTCCCAGCAGAGGACGCCGATGATGCTGCAGCAGACCAACTCGGGACAGATTCTGCTGTCGCAAGGGCTACAGGGTCAAGTACAGTTCGTAACCAGCGGTCAGCCGGGTCAGCAGTACGTCCTCCAGACTGGTGGTACGCCCGGCACGTATATGGTGGCGCAACCGCAGACGGCCATGGTACACGGGCAGCCGCAGACGGTGCTAGTCGCGCAAACGACACAGCAGCACGCGACTGGTGCCAAAACGATCATTATATTGCAGCAGCAACCGGCCTCCGCTAACGCCTCTCATCACCAAAAG GTCATGGTGACACCTCAGGGTCAGCAGGTTGTGGTGACGCAAGTTCCAAGGCCAGTCATCCACACCTCTGTGAGCAACATCGTCCAAACTTCCACGGTTATAAAATCGAATCCGGCATCGATAATCACAACGTCGACCACTTCATCGCCGGCGAATTCCAATGTGGTAGCGTCCCAAACCACCGCCCAAGTCAAACAAGAAGATCTGAAATCCAAAATCGTCAAGGGAAGGACTGCCAAAGATACGACGCAACTGTTCATTTGCGAATGGATAGACTGCTCGGT GACAACAAAATTCAAGTCGGCCAACGAGGTATATCTTCATGCCTGTGAGGCCCACTGTCCCCAGAATAACGTCGAAGAAGTTGTCTGCCAGTGGGATCGCTGTGATAATTTAAGAAGgaagaaattttcattgatgacGCATCTGCATGATAAACATTGTAACTTAGAG GCTATGAAACAATCCCTATTGAAGAGAAAAACGCAACCGACTGTTGGTAAACCTGAACCAGCAGCTCCTCCAGTAAGCACCTCCCCCCACCCTGGTTACGCTCCTGATGCGGCTCTGCATGCCATCAAGAGGCATGCGCTGGAGTTCGTCAACCCGAAGGAACTTCAA CAAAAACAGACCAAACAGAACACGCTCAGCAGCGTTACTGTTATTGCAGCACCTAAGGTTGTTCCACCTTCAACTGATCAG GATGACAATGAGGGGCCAGTGACGAAAAGTATTAGATTAACTGCATCACTAATTCTAAGAAATCTTGTTATCTATAGCGGGAACTGTAGAAG GTACTTAAAGCATTACGAGTCTCATTTAGCGAATGTAGCTCTTAGTAATGTCGAATCATCTAGAACCATAGCCCAAATTTTGTACGATATGAATGAAGGATCAAACCATAGGTGA
- the LOC123310567 gene encoding AT-rich interactive domain-containing protein 2 isoform X4 — protein sequence MAQVLEKDPATYSKERDGFIRDLQHFHDTRGTPFKKLPTISGREVDLYLLYTLVTAQGGWLKVNSKNAWPDLLQHFNLPSKCVNGSIALKQIYLRYLDRWEKVHFLGEEGDRGSDDDEEGRHKRCSARALHMVPLTYNYNQHVVNEANREFNHLSTNLFKPTDYDRLALSLISPLPNEQDFAINVCTLLSNDGKHTLKVEKNPRLLDYLLAHAGVFNHVSTRKLFLYNYNVVRKHPIHNFWDEVLDSKDILELIQSPDAVEKKDASKKQDDAPCTAATRVPENCRIETPMEVDVNRNENVITVDGSDDGELFNLDDKSDRRKSSGKIRIEPSDRDLFCLERTLGTQDYVGQRVLQIATILRNLSFIEDNVPILAKNRTFVRFILLCCCSKWNYLKNLGLDMLGNIAGEFVVRELNQDKLATALLTIITRGLDSQDRLWCLSSLEMLNKLSQNEKNEDVMLRCLETAVYEKVCSFLTIHDVMLLIYTLECLYSLSSLGERSCNLIVMNHGVVDTLVSLVTVEGKSYGPKACIGMKLVETVSGVVPMSATSVSTSNSAATTSVVQTPTPISTPVSTTTMLTPKPITTLNAMQKVISSSPATKSMPVPMPPKNMQQSTPVRTIQMAPQRLVTASPSPPTATAVPVSIPNSTSSVNQNSQPLTPQQLIQQQHAHQQAIHENEQFALAWLRATYEPCNNSKINSQELYKHYINSCTNIGRQGVISPLHFPRCVRSVFGGTVGPNPMKPSNPKDPQFYDGIKVRDHPLIINVPPSSPVPSPQPTPTPKSSRRKPKPKETSKTPPAVSKPPCSTTPSITVTQSPVNSSQGVATALASKDKSISPPVPQPPQLSPALQVEAPEGGASPASPILKAQLSAPPKQRETSATSLSSVLNKTDPKNQVAERQQRLLAQQGQTFVNKTPVKAEQQQPNVKLNGARQLFGDEEVGDPSVSSTTPFANTTKGKKEPPQPPPPPLAPLTATAQLRMVRPPVKVDNEDSDSIGNNSLASSIVGVGGISSTEDGDNSLTSFEGLLNGVPNIDNPLNEDSNSKDSTVEITRGKPLRLADLLEKKIEKTPPVIINGSLGKDLKITAKGLELVENHIEKALLRDKNTIITKTDPDVKHEIQSGTKRPATDDISKVEAKKPCIENVNGNAPSPNPDSMDAKQEEADEDEQRGSARVSDAAAKLFADIAADILEDEDEEQLMQEAQQPAPAPIPVDNSIGSNPSVGQLVMDNGTGQMLITTQPRQIIVSQQNASMKQAAVAQPQQTVIVQNSSQQRTPMMLQQTNSGQILLSQGLQGQVQFVTSGQPGQQYVLQTGGTPGTYMVAQPQTAMVHGQPQTVLVAQTTQQHATGAKTIIILQQQPASANASHHQKVMVTPQGQQVVVTQVPRPVIHTSVSNIVQTSTVIKSNPASIITTSTTSSPANSNVVASQTTAQVKQEDLKSKIVKGRTAKDTTQLFICEWIDCSVTTKFKSANEVYLHACEAHCPQNNVEEVVCQWDRCDNLRRKKFSLMTHLHDKHCNLEAMKQSLLKRKTQPTVGKPEPAAPPVSTSPHPGYAPDAALHAIKRHALEFVNPKELQQKQTKQNTLSSVTVIAAPKVVPPSTDQDDNEGPVTKSIRLTASLILRNLVIYSGNCRRYLKHYESHLANVALSNVESSRTIAQILYDMNEGSNHR from the exons aGGCCAACCGAGAGTTCAACCACCTATCCACAAATCTTTTCAAGCCGACCGACTACGATCGTCTTGCTCTCTCTCTTATTTCTCCTCTCCCGAACGAGCAAGACTTTGCCATCAATGTTTGTACCTTATTATCCAACGATGGCAAGCATACATTGAAAGTAGAGAAGAATCCCAGGTTGTTGGATTACTTATTGGCTCACGCCGGAGTCTTCAACCATG TGTCGACAAGAAAACTATTCCTCTACAATTACAACGTTGTCAGAAAACACCCGATACACAACTTCTGGGACGAGGTGCTCGACTCCAAGGACATCTTGGAACTCATACAATCGCCGGACGCTGTCGAAAAGAAGGACGCGTCGAAGAAGCAAGACGACGCCCCTTGCACCGCCGCGACGCGCGTACCAGAAAACTGTCGGATAGAGACTCCTATGGAAGTCGATGTAAATAGAAACGAAAATGTGATCACCGTTGACGGTAGTGACGATGGGGAACTGTTCAATTTGGACGATAAATCGGACCGTAGGAAATCCAGTGGAAAGATCAGGATAGAACCCTCGGATAGGGATCTGTTCTGTCTGGAAAGGACGCTCGGCACCCAGGACTACGTAGGTCAGAGGGTGTTGCAGATCGCGACGATACTCCGAAACTTGAGTTTCATCGAAGATAACGTGCCTATACTGGCGAAGAACAGGACTTTCGTGCGGTTCATCCTGTTGTGTTGTTGTTCGAAGTGGAACTATTTGAAGAATCTCGGCCTGGACATGCTCGGTAATATTGCGGGCGAATTCGTGGTCAGGGAACTGAATCAAGACAAATTAGCGACTGCCTTGTTGACCATCATAACCAGAGGTCTAGATTCGCAAGATCGGCTGTGGTGTCTCTCGTCCCTCGAGATGTTGAACAAACTGAGCCAGAACGAGAAGAACGAAGACGTCATGTTGAGGTGTTTGGAAACGGCTGTGTACGAAAAAGTTTGCTCCTTCCTCACCATCCACGACGTGATGTTGCTCATTTACACCCTCGAATGTCTGTATTCTTTATCCTCGTTAGGGGAGAGGTCTTGTAACCTGATCGTGATGAACCACGGGGTCGTCGACACACTGGTCTCTTTGGTCACGGTCGAAGGGAAAAGCTACGGTCCTAAGGCATGTATCGGCATGAAGTTGGTCGAAACTGTCTCAGGAGTGGTACCTATGTCGGCGACCTCGGTCAGTACCTCGAATTCCGCGGCAACTACCAGCGTCGTTCAGACGCCGACGCCGATTTCGACGCCAGTTTCTACCACCACGATGCTGACGCCGAAACCTATAACGACTTTGAACGCGATGCAAAAGGTGATCTCTAGTTCGCCGGCGACGAAAAGCATGCCCGTGCCTATGCCTCCTAAGAATATGCAGCAGAGTACTCCTGTTAGAACTATACAGATGGCGCCACAGAGATTGGTCACTGCTTCTCCTAGTCCTCCAACGGCCA CTGCAGTGCCTGTATCGATACCAAATAGCACGTCATCAGTCAACCAAAATTCGCAGCCGCTCACTCCccaacaattaattcaacagcAACATGCCCACCAACAGGCAATTCACGAAAATGAACAGTTTGCGTTGGCGTGGCTGAGGGCCACTTACGAGCCCTGCAACAACAGTAAAATAAATAGTCAGGAACTTTACAAGCATTATATCAATTCGTGTACAAATATCGGCAGACAGGGTGTTATATCTCCTCTACATTTCCCCAGATGTGTTAG GTCCGTTTTTGGAGGTACGGTCGGTCCTAATCCCATGAAGCCGAGCAATCCCAAGGATCCCCAATTTTACGACGGTATTAAGGTGCGAGATCACCCACTAATAATCAATGTTCCACCATCTTCCCCGGTTCCCTCTCCTCAGCCAACCCCGACTCCAAAGTCTTCACGACGGAAACCCAAACCGAAAGAAACCTCGAAAACCCCACCCGCAGTTAGTAAACCCCCATGTAGTACCACCCCCTCCATCACCGTAACTCAGTCTCCGGTGAATAGCTCGCAGGGTGTCGCAACAGCTCTAGCTTCCAAAGATAAAAGTATATCGCCCCCCGTTCCccagcctcctcagctctctcCAGCCCTTCAGGTGGAGGCTCCCGAGGGCGGGGCCTCTCCCGCCTCCCCAATCCTCAAGGCCCAGTTGAGTGCTCCCCCAAAACAAAGAGAGACGTCGGCTACATCCCTCAGTTCGGTCCTTAATAAAACCGATCCGAAAAATCAG GTCGCGGAGAGGCAACAGAGGCTCCTGGCTCAACAGGGTCAGACGTTTGTAAATAAAACGCCCGTGAAGGCGGAGCAACAACAGCCCAACGTGAAGTTGAACGGCGCCAGGCAGCTGTTCGGCGACGAGGAGGTCGGCGATCCGTCAGTTTCGTCGACTACCCCGTTCGCGAACACCACCAAAGGTAAAAAGGAACCGCCGCAGCCGCCCCCTCCGCCACTAGCGCCGCTTACGGCCACCGCGCAGCTAAGGATGGTCAGGCCTCCGGTCAAGGTCGACAACGAGGACAGCGATTCTATCGGCAACAACTCGTTGGCCTCGAGTATCGTCGGAGTGGGAGGCATCTCGTCCACGGAGGACGGCGATAATTCGTTGACCAG CTTTGAAGGCCTGTTGAACGGAGTTCCTAACATCGATAACCCCCTGAACGAAGATAGCAACTCCAAAGACTCCACCGTCGAAATAACGAGAGGCAAGCCGTTGAGGTTGGCCGATTTACTAGAGAAAAAAATCGAGAAGACTCCGCCGGTCATCATCAACGGATCCTTGGGAAAAGATCTGAAAATAACTGCCAAGGGCTTGGAATTGGTGGAAAACCACATAGAAAAGGCGTTGCTCAGAGATAAGAACACCATAATAACGAAAACCGATCCGGATGTCAAACATGAAATTCAGTCCGGAACGAAAAGACCCGCCACCGATGACATTTCCAAGGTAGAAGCTAAAAAGCCGTGTATTGAAAATGTGAACGGAAACGCGCCGTCTCCCAATCCGGATTCTATG GATGCAAAACAAGAGGAAGCGGACGAAGATGAGCAGAGAGGCAGCGCAAGGGTATCGGATGCAGCGGCCAAGCTGTTCGCTGATATTGCAGCGGATATTTTGGAAGACGAGGACGAGGAGCAACTGATGCAAGAAGCGCAACAACCAGCACCGGCACCTATTCCAGTTGACAACTCCATAGGTTCCAATCCGTCTGTTGGGCAGCTGGTTATGGATAATGGAACGGGTCAGATGCTCATCACGACCCAACCTAGACAG ATAATCGTGTCCCAGCAAAACGCATCCATGAAACAGGCGGCCGTGGCGCAGCCCCAACAGACGGTCATCGTACAAAATTCCTCCCAGCAGAGGACGCCGATGATGCTGCAGCAGACCAACTCGGGACAGATTCTGCTGTCGCAAGGGCTACAGGGTCAAGTACAGTTCGTAACCAGCGGTCAGCCGGGTCAGCAGTACGTCCTCCAGACTGGTGGTACGCCCGGCACGTATATGGTGGCGCAACCGCAGACGGCCATGGTACACGGGCAGCCGCAGACGGTGCTAGTCGCGCAAACGACACAGCAGCACGCGACTGGTGCCAAAACGATCATTATATTGCAGCAGCAACCGGCCTCCGCTAACGCCTCTCATCACCAAAAG GTCATGGTGACACCTCAGGGTCAGCAGGTTGTGGTGACGCAAGTTCCAAGGCCAGTCATCCACACCTCTGTGAGCAACATCGTCCAAACTTCCACGGTTATAAAATCGAATCCGGCATCGATAATCACAACGTCGACCACTTCATCGCCGGCGAATTCCAATGTGGTAGCGTCCCAAACCACCGCCCAAGTCAAACAAGAAGATCTGAAATCCAAAATCGTCAAGGGAAGGACTGCCAAAGATACGACGCAACTGTTCATTTGCGAATGGATAGACTGCTCGGT GACAACAAAATTCAAGTCGGCCAACGAGGTATATCTTCATGCCTGTGAGGCCCACTGTCCCCAGAATAACGTCGAAGAAGTTGTCTGCCAGTGGGATCGCTGTGATAATTTAAGAAGgaagaaattttcattgatgacGCATCTGCATGATAAACATTGTAACTTAGAG GCTATGAAACAATCCCTATTGAAGAGAAAAACGCAACCGACTGTTGGTAAACCTGAACCAGCAGCTCCTCCAGTAAGCACCTCCCCCCACCCTGGTTACGCTCCTGATGCGGCTCTGCATGCCATCAAGAGGCATGCGCTGGAGTTCGTCAACCCGAAGGAACTTCAA CAAAAACAGACCAAACAGAACACGCTCAGCAGCGTTACTGTTATTGCAGCACCTAAGGTTGTTCCACCTTCAACTGATCAG GATGACAATGAGGGGCCAGTGACGAAAAGTATTAGATTAACTGCATCACTAATTCTAAGAAATCTTGTTATCTATAGCGGGAACTGTAGAAG GTACTTAAAGCATTACGAGTCTCATTTAGCGAATGTAGCTCTTAGTAATGTCGAATCATCTAGAACCATAGCCCAAATTTTGTACGATATGAATGAAGGATCAAACCATAGGTGA